From Hymenobacter sedentarius, a single genomic window includes:
- a CDS encoding M14 family metallopeptidase has protein sequence MFAFLLASLMTLAPAPTAPAPAWRTPFENDPAGNTTATHAECIAYYQKLASAYPKQLHMAEAGPTDSGLPLHEVVLASDGDTDPASTRRKNRRVLFIQNGIHPGEPEGIDASMMLARDLVQQPKLHKLLEGVTVVIVPVYNVDGMLNRNSTTRVNQNGPAAYGFRGNARHLDLNRDYIKQDSRNARSFAALFQKWQPDIFVETHTSNGADYQYTMTLIATQHSKLAPALGTYLQGQLLPALYKGMEQKKWPMTPYVDFEGKTPERGLRAFLETPRYSTGYAALFNTIGFMPETHMLKAFAPRVHATYDFLKTMLETVGQQSAAIATARTAATAGMAAQTTFPLAWTLDESQHETVQFRGYEGRTKPSEVSGQPRLYYDRAAPFTRPVKYFNTYKPTATAARPTAYIIPQAWGEVLDILRRNGATLEPLARDVTAPVEVYYLEDYKTSPRAYEGHYLHSQVQLRPATETVTFHQGDLVCYLTDAAPVRYLIETLEPQATDSFFAWGFFDSVLQQKEHFSDYVFEDVAADLLRRDPALKQRLEKLKQQNPAFGSNGAAQLEWVYLNSPHREAGFNRYPVARWLGTGRLGQ, from the coding sequence ATGTTTGCTTTTCTCCTTGCTTCGCTGATGACCCTCGCTCCCGCCCCGACTGCTCCGGCACCCGCCTGGCGCACGCCGTTCGAAAACGACCCCGCCGGCAACACCACCGCCACGCACGCCGAATGCATTGCCTACTACCAAAAACTGGCGAGTGCGTACCCCAAGCAGCTGCATATGGCCGAAGCCGGCCCCACCGATTCGGGCCTGCCGCTGCACGAGGTGGTGCTGGCCTCGGATGGCGACACGGACCCCGCCAGCACCCGCCGCAAAAACCGCCGCGTGCTATTCATTCAAAACGGCATCCACCCCGGCGAGCCCGAAGGCATCGACGCGAGCATGATGCTGGCCCGTGACCTCGTGCAGCAGCCCAAGCTGCACAAGCTGCTCGAGGGCGTTACGGTCGTCATCGTGCCGGTGTACAACGTGGACGGCATGCTCAACCGCAACTCCACCACCCGCGTGAACCAGAACGGCCCCGCCGCCTACGGCTTTCGGGGCAACGCCCGGCACCTCGACCTGAACCGCGACTACATCAAGCAGGACTCGCGCAATGCCCGCTCCTTTGCCGCGCTGTTTCAGAAGTGGCAGCCGGATATTTTCGTCGAAACCCACACCTCCAACGGGGCCGACTACCAGTACACGATGACGCTCATTGCCACCCAGCACAGCAAGCTGGCGCCGGCCCTGGGCACCTACCTGCAAGGCCAGCTGCTGCCCGCGCTCTACAAGGGCATGGAGCAGAAAAAGTGGCCCATGACGCCCTACGTCGACTTTGAAGGCAAAACGCCCGAGCGCGGCCTGCGGGCGTTTCTGGAAACGCCGCGCTACTCCACCGGCTACGCGGCGCTGTTCAACACCATCGGCTTCATGCCCGAAACGCACATGCTGAAGGCGTTTGCGCCGCGGGTGCATGCCACTTATGACTTCCTGAAAACCATGCTCGAAACCGTGGGGCAGCAGTCGGCCGCCATTGCCACGGCCCGCACCGCTGCTACGGCCGGCATGGCCGCCCAAACCACCTTCCCCCTCGCTTGGACGCTCGACGAGAGCCAGCACGAAACTGTGCAGTTCCGGGGCTACGAGGGCCGCACCAAGCCCAGCGAAGTGAGCGGCCAGCCCCGCCTCTACTACGACCGCGCGGCACCCTTTACCCGGCCCGTGAAGTACTTCAACACCTACAAACCCACGGCTACCGCCGCCCGCCCCACGGCCTACATCATTCCCCAGGCCTGGGGCGAAGTGCTGGACATCCTGCGCCGCAACGGCGCCACGCTCGAGCCCTTGGCCCGCGACGTGACCGCGCCCGTGGAAGTGTATTACCTGGAAGACTACAAAACCAGCCCCCGCGCCTATGAAGGCCACTACCTGCACAGCCAGGTGCAACTGCGGCCTGCCACCGAAACCGTGACCTTTCACCAAGGCGACCTGGTGTGCTACCTCACGGACGCAGCTCCCGTGCGCTACCTCATCGAAACGCTGGAGCCCCAAGCCACTGATTCGTTCTTCGCCTGGGGCTTCTTCGACAGCGTGCTGCAGCAAAAGGAGCATTTCTCCGACTATGTGTTCGAAGACGTGGCCGCCGACCTGCTGCGCCGCGACCCGGCCTTGAAGCAGCGTCTCGAAAAGCTAAAGCAGCAAAATCCGGCCTTTGGCAGCAACGGCGCTGCCCAGTTGGAATGGGTATATCTGAACTCTCCCCACCGGGAGGCTGGCTTCAACCGCTACCCGGTGGCCCGGTGGCTCGGCACCGGCCGCTTGGGCCAATAA
- the surE gene encoding 5'/3'-nucleotidase SurE encodes MKKPLILVSNDDGITAPGIRYLVEIVQALGAEVVVVAPDAPQSGMGHAITIGQALRLTKNPVFGPDIEAYECSGTPADCVKIAKHYVLKDRTPDLVVSGINHGSNASVNVLYSGTMSAAIEAAIEGLPAVGFSLCEYGPQADFSHVEEWVTQVCRYALDHGVPAGTALNVNIPKNSDTPIAGLRLSRQARAKWQEEFDRRLDPYQRPYYWLIGSFVNLDHGTDTDEWALANNYVSVVPCQFDLTAHHGLDQLSAKWQLPMPEAMEAQAAPQPVPSGDYGPATQS; translated from the coding sequence TTGAAAAAGCCCCTTATTCTCGTTTCAAACGACGACGGCATCACGGCCCCCGGCATCCGCTACCTGGTCGAAATTGTGCAGGCCCTGGGGGCCGAAGTGGTGGTGGTAGCCCCCGACGCGCCGCAGTCGGGCATGGGCCACGCCATCACCATCGGCCAGGCGCTGCGCCTCACCAAAAACCCAGTTTTCGGGCCCGACATCGAAGCCTACGAATGCTCCGGCACCCCGGCCGACTGCGTGAAAATCGCCAAGCATTACGTGCTCAAAGACCGCACGCCCGACCTCGTGGTGTCGGGCATCAACCACGGCTCCAATGCCTCCGTGAACGTGCTGTACTCCGGTACCATGTCGGCGGCCATCGAAGCGGCCATTGAAGGGCTGCCCGCCGTGGGCTTCTCCTTGTGCGAATACGGGCCGCAAGCCGATTTCTCGCACGTAGAAGAATGGGTGACCCAGGTGTGCCGCTACGCGCTTGACCACGGCGTGCCCGCCGGCACGGCCCTCAACGTGAACATTCCCAAAAACTCCGATACGCCCATTGCCGGCCTGCGCCTCTCGCGCCAGGCCCGCGCCAAGTGGCAGGAAGAGTTTGACCGCCGCCTCGACCCGTACCAACGCCCGTACTACTGGCTCATCGGCTCGTTCGTGAACCTCGACCACGGCACCGATACCGACGAGTGGGCCCTGGCCAACAACTACGTGTCGGTGGTGCCCTGCCAGTTCGACCTCACCGCGCACCACGGCCTCGACCAGCTCAGCGCCAAGTGGCAGCTGCCCATGCCCGAAGCCATGGAAGCTCAGGCCGCGCCCCAGCCCGTGCCGTCCGGCGACTACGGCCCGGCCACGCAAAGCTAG
- a CDS encoding histidine phosphatase family protein — MTSRFSHLLFLLVGLAAFLGSAVAQAQAPAKGKAKPRVTTVYLVRHAEKDTAASTLSDPPLSAVGEVRAQVLSQLLARRHPAALFTTDTKRTRATLAPLAAATRLEPQVYNPKETTALALRIRKEYLGKTVVVVGHSNTLLPLIESLGGTPPVDSIADNEYDYLFTVRITEGALPKVSVQGYGPERRTEAVAKPSRVR, encoded by the coding sequence ATGACCTCACGCTTTTCTCACTTGTTGTTTTTGCTGGTTGGGCTAGCTGCTTTCCTGGGCAGCGCCGTGGCCCAGGCCCAGGCGCCCGCCAAGGGCAAAGCAAAGCCCCGCGTGACCACCGTTTACCTCGTGCGCCACGCCGAGAAGGACACCGCCGCCAGCACCCTCAGCGACCCACCGCTGTCGGCCGTGGGCGAGGTGCGGGCCCAGGTGCTGAGCCAGCTGCTGGCCCGCCGCCACCCAGCGGCGCTGTTCACCACCGATACCAAGCGCACCCGCGCCACCCTGGCCCCGCTGGCAGCCGCCACCCGGCTGGAGCCGCAGGTGTACAACCCCAAGGAAACGACGGCCCTGGCCCTGCGCATTCGCAAAGAATACCTGGGCAAGACGGTGGTGGTCGTGGGCCATTCCAATACCTTGCTGCCCCTCATCGAGTCGTTGGGTGGCACGCCGCCCGTCGACTCTATCGCCGATAATGAGTACGACTATTTGTTCACGGTTCGCATTACGGAAGGCGCGTTGCCCAAGGTGAGCGTGCAGGGCTACGGCCCCGAGCGGCGCACCGAAGCAGTGGCGAAGCCCTCGCGTGTGCGCTAG
- a CDS encoding sensor histidine kinase produces MRLEAKLALFNGLSKLLLVLLGAVVIPPIVQRVAVGHTDYHLRDKQRRVLALIARDGLQAFEQGERAETYADYNIIKQEYITLTPLPAGAPLPKERIFEERRQVDQQVEDFRILSFARAPSTPGQRAFRIEIGSSLETVELLTNTLRQLALWVLVAASVLTIFTDAAFAHYLLKPLRELTIRKLRSIRQPSEFNFEPIDTDTTDFRRLDERLNALMRQVQSAFAKEREFMSNVSHELLTPVSILQSRFENMLQDPSLPEAHAQQIVESQRTLYRLRNTVRTLLLIANIENEQYLRDEPVSLSSAVADVAEELDDRRQQREITLDIDIAGDDVRPRANASLLHTLLRNLLSNAIKYNHEGGHIRVLGRPLAQGGYRLRVEDTGPGIAPDHQPYLFDRFRRFHGNAPGAPEGYGLGLPIAQTIAGFHGATLRAESELGKGTAFELDFKPDSTHAVGFIPSS; encoded by the coding sequence ATGCGATTAGAAGCCAAACTTGCCTTATTCAACGGCCTCTCTAAGCTGCTGCTGGTGCTGTTGGGGGCGGTGGTGATTCCGCCCATCGTGCAGCGGGTGGCCGTGGGCCACACCGACTATCACTTGCGCGACAAGCAGCGGCGGGTGTTGGCCCTTATTGCCCGCGACGGCCTGCAGGCATTTGAGCAGGGCGAGCGCGCCGAAACCTACGCCGACTACAACATCATCAAGCAAGAGTACATAACCCTTACGCCGCTGCCCGCCGGCGCGCCCCTGCCCAAAGAGCGCATTTTTGAAGAGCGCCGGCAGGTCGACCAGCAGGTGGAAGACTTCCGCATCCTGAGCTTTGCCCGGGCCCCCAGTACGCCGGGGCAGCGGGCTTTTCGCATCGAAATAGGCTCCTCGCTCGAGACCGTGGAGCTGCTCACCAACACCCTCCGCCAGCTGGCGCTGTGGGTGCTGGTGGCGGCTTCCGTCCTCACCATTTTCACCGATGCGGCCTTTGCCCACTACCTGCTTAAGCCGCTCCGGGAACTGACCATCCGCAAGCTGCGCAGCATCCGCCAACCGTCCGAATTCAACTTCGAACCCATTGATACCGACACTACTGACTTCCGCAGGCTCGATGAGCGGTTGAACGCCCTCATGCGGCAGGTACAGTCGGCTTTTGCCAAGGAGCGGGAGTTTATGAGCAACGTGAGCCACGAGCTGCTCACGCCGGTTAGCATCCTGCAGTCGCGCTTCGAAAACATGCTGCAGGACCCTTCCCTACCCGAGGCTCATGCCCAGCAGATTGTGGAATCGCAGCGCACGCTCTACCGCCTGCGCAACACCGTGCGCACCCTGCTGCTCATCGCCAATATCGAAAACGAGCAGTACCTGCGCGACGAGCCGGTGAGCCTCTCGTCCGCTGTGGCCGACGTGGCCGAGGAGCTGGACGACCGCCGCCAGCAGCGCGAAATTACCCTGGACATCGACATCGCCGGCGACGACGTGCGCCCCCGGGCCAACGCCAGCCTGCTGCACACGCTGCTGCGCAACCTGCTCTCCAACGCCATCAAGTACAACCACGAAGGGGGACACATCCGGGTGCTGGGCCGGCCTCTGGCGCAGGGGGGCTACCGCCTGCGGGTGGAAGATACGGGGCCCGGCATTGCGCCCGACCACCAGCCCTACCTCTTCGACCGCTTCCGGCGCTTCCATGGCAATGCGCCCGGGGCGCCGGAGGGCTACGGGCTGGGGCTGCCCATCGCCCAAACCATTGCCGGCTTCCACGGCGCCACGCTGCGGGCCGAGTCGGAGCTGGGGAAAGGCACTGCCTTCGAGCTGGACTTCAAGCCCGATTCTACCCACGCCGTTGGGTTCATTCCCTCTTCATAG
- a CDS encoding response regulator transcription factor — MHVLLIEDEKSLHQEMRQFLLQAQYLVDSAYTFAEASEKLYVSSYDFVLLDLGLPGGDGLDLLREARLNENQEASFIILTARGALDDRIRGLDLGADDYLPKPFSLLELTSRMQAITRRKFNLKRPEITFGQRFSMDSNARIVRHNGQEVPLTKKEFDLLHYLLLHRGRVLTRLQLGEHLWGNVLEDDSDSNYIDVHIKNVRKKLAQFEPADFLETVRGIGYRAAE, encoded by the coding sequence ATGCACGTTTTGCTCATCGAAGACGAAAAAAGCCTGCACCAGGAAATGCGCCAGTTTCTACTACAGGCCCAGTACCTGGTCGACTCGGCCTATACCTTCGCCGAAGCCTCCGAAAAACTGTATGTGAGCAGCTACGACTTCGTGCTGCTCGACCTAGGGCTGCCCGGTGGCGATGGCCTGGACCTGCTCAGGGAAGCCCGCCTGAATGAAAACCAGGAGGCTTCGTTCATCATCCTCACGGCCCGCGGCGCCCTCGACGACCGGATTCGGGGCCTCGACCTCGGGGCCGATGACTACCTACCCAAGCCCTTCTCGCTGCTGGAGCTCACCAGCCGGATGCAGGCCATCACGCGGCGCAAATTCAACCTGAAGCGGCCCGAAATTACGTTTGGCCAACGCTTTAGCATGGATTCCAATGCGCGCATCGTGCGGCACAACGGCCAGGAAGTGCCCCTCACCAAAAAGGAATTCGACCTGCTGCACTACCTGCTGCTGCACCGCGGCCGGGTGCTCACCCGCCTGCAGCTCGGCGAGCACCTGTGGGGCAATGTGCTCGAAGACGACTCCGACTCCAACTACATCGACGTGCACATCAAAAACGTTCGCAAGAAACTGGCTCAATTCGAGCCCGCCGATTTTCTGGAAACCGTGCGCGGCATTGGCTACCGGGCCGCCGAGTAG
- a CDS encoding c-type cytochrome yields MKKNPHTPSLVTGLLLLAVAGSAAFINVPGEPQQQAPAAVPVVRPSTPKRVEQGEKIVTVMCAHCHRNPSTNTLAGRPMPDLGTDFGKLYSANITKDPKFGIGDWTDQQIVTMVRTGAGPDGRLRVAMPHFAYLSDEDASSIVAFLRSNNALVQPTAEPSHPQELSPLGKNLLQNVLKPTPLVKHLADAPPASQPVALGHYLVIGRYQCYFCHSQDFSTNNEAKPELSKGFLGGGHKLLDDELNVRVSRNLTMDPETGLGKWNEAQFSKAVKFGMAPTGILHAPMPKFSTMTDEEVHALWAYLKTVPKIKNATPEDVAVNTK; encoded by the coding sequence ATGAAAAAGAATCCACATACTCCCAGCTTGGTAACCGGATTGCTGTTGCTGGCTGTGGCTGGCTCCGCCGCATTTATCAACGTGCCGGGCGAGCCCCAACAGCAGGCTCCGGCGGCAGTGCCAGTGGTTCGACCCAGCACGCCGAAACGCGTGGAGCAGGGCGAAAAAATAGTGACGGTGATGTGCGCGCACTGCCACCGCAACCCGTCTACCAACACCCTGGCCGGCCGGCCCATGCCCGACCTGGGCACCGACTTTGGCAAGTTGTATTCGGCCAACATCACGAAGGACCCCAAATTTGGTATCGGCGACTGGACCGACCAGCAGATTGTGACCATGGTGCGTACGGGAGCGGGCCCCGACGGCCGCTTGCGCGTAGCAATGCCCCACTTTGCGTACCTGTCCGACGAAGACGCCTCCAGCATTGTGGCCTTTTTGCGTTCGAACAATGCCCTGGTGCAGCCCACCGCGGAGCCCAGCCATCCCCAGGAATTGTCTCCCCTGGGCAAGAACCTGCTCCAAAACGTACTGAAGCCAACTCCCCTGGTCAAGCACCTGGCCGATGCCCCTCCGGCTTCCCAACCCGTGGCATTGGGCCATTACCTGGTGATAGGCCGCTACCAGTGCTACTTCTGCCATTCGCAGGATTTTAGTACCAACAACGAAGCCAAGCCCGAACTATCCAAAGGTTTTTTGGGTGGCGGACACAAGTTGCTTGACGATGAGTTGAATGTTCGCGTCAGCCGCAATCTCACCATGGATCCGGAAACGGGCCTTGGTAAGTGGAACGAAGCGCAATTCAGCAAAGCAGTGAAATTTGGAATGGCGCCAACCGGCATTCTGCACGCGCCAATGCCCAAATTCTCGACCATGACCGATGAGGAGGTACATGCCCTATGGGCTTACCTGAAAACCGTTCCGAAAATCAAGAACGCCACGCCGGAAGATGTTGCGGTTAATACCAAGTAG
- a CDS encoding sigma 54-interacting transcriptional regulator, protein MKHETIRTLGQLRASGYKPRSVKAELRENLIEKLRNKEEVFPGIFGYDETVIPDLQRAILAGHHINLLGLRGQAKTRIARLLINLLDEWMPVVAGSELNDDPLQPLSVFAKNLIAEKGEDTPVDWMHRDSRYTEKLATPDVSVADLIGDADPIKAATLKLPYSDERVIHFGLIPRAHRGIFVINELPDLQARIQVSLFNILQEGDIQIRGFKVRLPLDIQFVFTANPEDYTNRGSIVTPLKDRIDAQIITHYPKTIEIGKRITKQEARIKDEQKGMVTSNEIVHDLVEQVAVEARGSEFVDAKSGVSARLTISAYEQVIAGAERRALLNGEKNTYVRVGDFISAVPAITGKVELVYEGEQEGAGIVAEKLMGKAVRTLFLQYFPDPDKSKKLKNRPSPYKTVQEWFGNGHTLDLLHDASTADYRKALDQVPGLRDIVTELHPNETPEHTYFLMEFLLHGLAEHSLISRNRLTSGAQFKDLLSSMFTMPTFGDDDDEDEDEKPRRRR, encoded by the coding sequence ATGAAGCACGAAACCATCCGCACCCTGGGCCAACTCCGCGCCAGTGGCTATAAACCGCGCAGCGTCAAAGCCGAGCTGCGCGAAAACCTGATTGAGAAGCTCCGCAACAAGGAGGAAGTATTTCCCGGCATTTTCGGCTACGACGAAACCGTGATTCCGGACCTGCAGCGCGCCATTCTGGCCGGGCACCACATCAACCTGCTCGGCCTGCGCGGCCAGGCCAAAACCCGTATTGCGCGCCTGCTCATCAACCTGCTCGACGAGTGGATGCCCGTAGTAGCCGGCTCCGAGCTCAACGACGACCCGCTGCAGCCCCTCTCGGTGTTTGCCAAAAACCTGATTGCCGAGAAAGGCGAAGACACGCCCGTGGACTGGATGCACCGCGACTCGCGCTACACCGAGAAACTGGCCACACCCGACGTGTCGGTGGCCGACCTCATCGGCGACGCCGACCCCATCAAAGCGGCCACGCTCAAGCTGCCGTATTCCGACGAGCGGGTGATTCACTTTGGCCTCATTCCGCGGGCGCACCGCGGCATTTTCGTGATTAATGAATTGCCAGACTTGCAGGCCCGAATCCAGGTGTCGCTGTTCAACATCCTGCAGGAAGGCGACATCCAGATTCGCGGCTTCAAGGTGCGCCTGCCGCTGGATATCCAGTTTGTCTTCACGGCCAACCCCGAGGACTACACCAACCGCGGCAGCATTGTGACGCCGCTCAAGGACCGGATTGACGCCCAGATTATCACGCACTATCCCAAGACGATTGAGATTGGCAAGCGCATCACCAAGCAAGAAGCCCGCATCAAAGACGAGCAGAAGGGCATGGTGACCAGCAACGAAATCGTGCACGACTTGGTGGAGCAAGTAGCCGTAGAGGCCCGTGGTTCCGAGTTCGTGGATGCCAAGTCGGGCGTGTCGGCCCGCCTTACCATCTCGGCCTACGAGCAGGTGATAGCCGGCGCCGAGCGCCGCGCCCTGCTAAACGGCGAAAAGAACACGTACGTCCGTGTGGGCGACTTTATTTCGGCCGTGCCCGCCATCACCGGCAAAGTTGAGCTGGTGTACGAGGGCGAGCAGGAGGGCGCGGGCATCGTGGCCGAAAAGCTGATGGGCAAAGCCGTGCGCACGTTGTTTCTGCAGTACTTCCCCGACCCCGACAAATCCAAGAAGCTCAAGAACCGCCCGTCGCCCTACAAAACGGTGCAGGAGTGGTTCGGCAACGGCCACACCCTGGACCTGCTGCACGACGCCAGCACCGCCGACTACCGCAAGGCCCTGGACCAGGTGCCCGGCCTGCGCGACATCGTAACCGAGCTGCACCCCAACGAAACACCCGAGCACACCTATTTCCTGATGGAATTCCTGCTCCACGGCCTTGCCGAGCACAGCTTGATATCGCGCAACCGCCTCACCTCGGGGGCGCAGTTCAAGGACTTGCTCTCGTCGATGTTCACTATGCCCACCTTTGGCGATGACGACGATGAAGACGAGGACGAAAAGCCCCGCCGTCGCCGGTAG
- a CDS encoding alpha/beta hydrolase-fold protein, which produces MKLHLLSFFLFSAALVQAQTVKKGALVIGQVDSLTSTVLKEQRKVWISVPASASDLTHAKQRYPVVFLLDGEDHFVYTSGMIQRQSESPETGCPEMIVVGIPNTQRTRDLTPSRPTSFEGMPPEELKAAGGGENFTAFLEKELIPYIEAHYPASAHRTLIGHSFGGLLVMNTLVHHANLFENYVALDPSMWWDSENLLKQVHEALAQPRFKGRTLFVASANASGQDSVLTAKDPSISGQHGRAKWKLREDLARNPGNGLRSAFRYYPTDSHGSVTVPATSDALNYIFQPYALSIASILALIAKKPTEDGAAMLVAHYQQVSAQVGYSVLPPESFVNGLANYLLTQEGQAPRALALFQLNLQNYPTSSNVHSGLGDYYQAQKQPNFAIASYTKALQLQETPAIRKKLAELQVKQTPLGKKGSSRAKNTLKG; this is translated from the coding sequence ATGAAGCTCCATTTACTCTCCTTTTTCCTATTTTCGGCGGCGTTGGTTCAGGCTCAAACCGTAAAGAAAGGCGCTCTTGTCATTGGACAGGTCGACAGTCTTACATCTACTGTGCTCAAGGAGCAGCGTAAGGTGTGGATTTCTGTGCCGGCCAGCGCCAGCGACCTGACGCATGCCAAGCAACGCTACCCGGTGGTGTTCTTGCTCGACGGCGAAGACCATTTTGTATACACCTCGGGCATGATTCAACGCCAGAGCGAGTCTCCGGAAACTGGATGCCCGGAGATGATTGTGGTGGGCATCCCTAACACCCAACGCACTCGCGACCTTACTCCTTCGCGCCCAACAAGTTTTGAGGGCATGCCGCCCGAAGAATTGAAAGCAGCTGGCGGCGGCGAAAACTTTACCGCGTTTTTAGAAAAAGAGCTAATTCCCTACATCGAAGCCCACTATCCAGCCTCGGCCCACCGCACCCTTATTGGCCACTCGTTTGGGGGGCTGCTCGTCATGAACACGCTGGTTCACCACGCCAACTTGTTTGAGAATTACGTGGCCCTGGACCCCAGCATGTGGTGGGATAGCGAAAATCTCCTGAAGCAGGTTCACGAGGCATTGGCCCAACCCCGTTTTAAAGGGCGCACGTTATTTGTTGCCTCTGCCAATGCTTCCGGCCAGGATTCGGTGCTAACGGCAAAAGACCCGTCGATAAGCGGGCAGCATGGCCGGGCAAAGTGGAAGCTGCGCGAGGATTTGGCCCGAAACCCAGGCAACGGGCTACGGTCGGCCTTCCGCTATTACCCCACCGACTCGCACGGTTCGGTAACAGTACCCGCGACCTCCGATGCGCTGAACTACATCTTTCAACCCTACGCGCTGTCAATAGCTTCTATCCTTGCCCTCATCGCGAAGAAGCCAACCGAAGACGGCGCGGCCATGCTGGTGGCCCATTATCAGCAGGTATCGGCACAAGTGGGCTACTCGGTGCTGCCGCCCGAATCATTTGTCAATGGACTGGCTAATTACTTACTGACTCAAGAAGGGCAAGCCCCGCGGGCTCTGGCTCTTTTTCAGCTGAACCTGCAGAATTATCCTACCAGTTCCAACGTACACTCCGGCTTGGGCGACTACTACCAAGCCCAAAAGCAGCCGAACTTTGCAATAGCCTCTTACACCAAGGCCTTGCAGCTGCAGGAAACCCCGGCTATTCGCAAGAAACTCGCGGAGCTTCAGGTCAAGCAAACGCCTTTGGGCAAAAAAGGAAGTTCTCGAGCCAAAAACACGTTAAAGGGATAG